CGTCCTCAGTCGTGAGCGAGGATGTTCACCAACTTGCCGAATGGGTCGCGCACGAAGAACCGGCGCACGCCCCAGGGCTCGTCGCACGGGCCATACTCCACCGGGATTCTCGCCTTCTTCACCCGACGCAGCACCGCTTCCAGATCATCCACCTCGATCGACAGGTCTGGCGCCGGCGCACCCGAGCCCCCTTCCGAGATGAAACTGATCTGCACCGTCATCTCCTCCTCGGAGCCGTAGGTCGCGATCCATCCCATGTCCATGAGGATGTCGAGCCCCAGGATGTCCTTGTAGAAGCGAGCGGCTTCAGCCGGTGCCGGGCTCACCACGTTGGCCACGATTCGTTTGACTCGCATGGGCACCTCGGGTCGTACCAGAACCGTGTCGTGCCGCCCAGTTCGTGCCCCGTGCCGCACGGAGCCAA
The sequence above is drawn from the Archangium gephyra genome and encodes:
- a CDS encoding VOC family protein, whose product is MRVKRIVANVVSPAPAEAARFYKDILGLDILMDMGWIATYGSEEEMTVQISFISEGGSGAPAPDLSIEVDDLEAVLRRVKKARIPVEYGPCDEPWGVRRFFVRDPFGKLVNILAHD